A genomic segment from Planctomycetaceae bacterium encodes:
- a CDS encoding LysM peptidoglycan-binding domain-containing protein: MRAAYTGILVALTVAALAAGGCSKIPPTHSATRSATGSSSPLPVTTGAATPKDAILNFVRAYRSGDLELFRSSVYAADSQTAEASFAFGSSFQRWYDAMEIAYGSAALQRELKRRGWGRRINFTLLPDSTRLAREARITQAVDSAQATLEDDPNTLARDWLGLLVVKVNGCWLVAPNFGEEVVLDDPRLERQFPALRATGRAKMLAKAELAAAVFDRIKPAIGRRGHSVSYILDLYDAQASGAAQRTMRAAGGSALSTPPAPAPGRTTPARTAAAPPAREAAAGSDPAAAFRTYTILPGDTLTKIARKVYGPSHDRRHVDIYNANREKLSNPNQLRVGTVLKIPQ; encoded by the coding sequence GTGCGCGCCGCATACACAGGCATTCTGGTGGCTCTGACCGTCGCAGCGCTGGCCGCGGGCGGGTGCAGCAAAATTCCGCCCACGCACTCGGCCACACGCAGCGCGACCGGTTCGTCCTCGCCTCTGCCAGTCACGACCGGGGCAGCCACCCCCAAAGACGCCATTCTGAACTTCGTCCGCGCGTATCGCTCGGGCGATCTGGAACTGTTCCGCTCCAGCGTGTACGCCGCCGACTCGCAGACCGCCGAGGCGTCGTTCGCTTTCGGCTCGTCGTTTCAGCGCTGGTACGACGCCATGGAGATAGCCTACGGAAGCGCCGCGCTGCAGCGCGAACTCAAGCGCCGCGGGTGGGGGCGGCGGATCAACTTCACGCTCCTGCCCGACAGCACCCGCCTCGCCCGGGAGGCCCGCATCACCCAGGCGGTCGATTCGGCCCAGGCCACTCTCGAAGACGACCCCAATACCCTCGCCCGAGACTGGCTGGGGCTGCTGGTGGTGAAAGTCAACGGGTGCTGGCTGGTGGCGCCGAACTTCGGCGAGGAGGTCGTCCTGGACGACCCGCGCCTCGAGCGGCAGTTCCCCGCCCTGCGAGCCACCGGGCGGGCCAAGATGCTCGCCAAGGCTGAACTGGCGGCGGCTGTCTTCGACCGGATCAAACCCGCCATCGGCCGGCGCGGACACAGCGTCTCTTACATCCTGGACCTGTACGACGCCCAGGCCAGCGGGGCTGCACAACGCACCATGCGCGCCGCGGGCGGCAGCGCCCTCAGCACCCCGCCCGCGCCGGCGCCCGGCAGAACCACCCCCGCCCGCACCGCCGCGGCGCCACCCGCCCGCGAGGCCGCCGCGGGGTCTGATCCCGCCGCCGCCTTTCGAACCTACACTATCCTGCCCGGCGACACCCTGACCAAAATCGCCCGCAAGGTCTACGGACCCAGCCACGACCGCCGCCACGTCGACATCTACAACGCCAACCGCGAAAAACTTTCCAACCCCAACCAGCTCCGCGTCGGCACCGTGCTCAAAATTCCGCAGTAA
- a CDS encoding 3D domain-containing protein produces MTLSLTAPAKKSAGPATPSRPVLRPEYVIRRMRVTAYCPCCDCCGPRARGVTANGTHIWKTDGYFLAADPAIPFGTRLSVPGYAMDRPVPVLDRGRAVTTDCVDVYFADHRTAKRWGVRWLDVKIYNRS; encoded by the coding sequence GTGACACTGTCGCTGACGGCGCCGGCAAAAAAGAGCGCCGGCCCGGCCACGCCGTCTCGTCCCGTCTTGCGCCCGGAGTATGTCATCCGCCGAATGCGGGTGACGGCGTACTGCCCGTGCTGCGACTGTTGCGGACCGCGGGCCCGTGGCGTCACCGCTAACGGCACGCATATCTGGAAAACCGACGGGTATTTCCTCGCGGCTGACCCGGCGATTCCCTTCGGCACGCGGCTGTCTGTTCCCGGTTATGCGATGGATCGGCCGGTGCCGGTGCTCGATCGCGGCAGGGCGGTCACGACCGACTGCGTCGACGTGTACTTTGCCGATCATCGCACGGCCAAGCGGTGGGGGGTGCGCTGGCTGGATGTGAAGATTTACAACAGATCCTAG
- a CDS encoding aldolase catalytic domain-containing protein, translating to MFRPEIKVVDCTIRDGGLINDSHFTFETVREVYKAICASGVDYVELGYRNSKEMFDPKQFGPWRFCDEEQLRRVTDGIDTGTTKLAVMQDAHKADPHDVTPADQSVVKMIRIATYVKDIDKAIMLANNATDKGYEAAINIMSISKEGGPFLDEALQQIEEETKVNAVYIVDSYGALYSEEIQYFVEKFKMFIKTKEVGIHCHNNQQLAFANTIEAIIHHANYVDGTLYGLGRAAGNCPLELLIGFLKNPKFSIVPIIDVIGKTILPLKKEIDWGYCIPYMLAGSLNQHPRVSMEWVEGNNPNRDDFVAFYNKVLEDPEQ from the coding sequence ATGTTTCGGCCTGAGATTAAAGTAGTCGACTGCACGATTCGTGACGGCGGATTGATCAACGATTCGCACTTTACCTTCGAGACCGTGCGCGAGGTCTACAAGGCCATCTGCGCCTCGGGCGTGGACTACGTCGAGCTGGGATACCGCAACAGCAAGGAAATGTTCGATCCCAAGCAGTTCGGCCCGTGGCGCTTCTGCGACGAGGAGCAACTCCGCCGCGTCACCGACGGCATCGACACCGGTACGACCAAGCTGGCCGTCATGCAGGACGCCCACAAGGCCGATCCTCACGACGTCACGCCGGCTGACCAGTCCGTCGTCAAAATGATCCGCATCGCCACTTACGTCAAGGACATCGACAAGGCGATCATGCTGGCCAACAACGCCACCGACAAGGGCTATGAGGCCGCCATCAACATCATGTCGATATCGAAGGAAGGCGGGCCCTTCCTCGACGAGGCGCTGCAGCAGATCGAGGAAGAGACGAAGGTCAACGCCGTCTACATCGTCGACAGCTACGGCGCGCTGTACAGCGAGGAGATCCAGTACTTCGTCGAGAAGTTCAAGATGTTCATCAAGACGAAGGAAGTGGGCATCCACTGCCACAACAACCAGCAACTGGCCTTCGCCAACACCATCGAGGCCATCATCCACCACGCCAACTACGTGGACGGGACGCTCTACGGCCTGGGGCGGGCGGCAGGCAACTGCCCGCTGGAACTGCTGATCGGATTCCTGAAGAACCCCAAGTTCAGCATCGTTCCGATCATCGACGTGATCGGCAAGACGATCCTGCCTCTCAAGAAAGAGATCGACTGGGGCTACTGCATTCCGTACATGCTGGCCGGCTCGCTCAACCAGCACCCGCGGGTGTCGATGGAATGGGTCGAAGGCAACAACCCCAACCGCGACGACTTCGTGGCCTTCTACAACAAGGTCCTTGAGGATCCGGAACAGTAG